A genomic segment from Fundulus heteroclitus isolate FHET01 chromosome 6, MU-UCD_Fhet_4.1, whole genome shotgun sequence encodes:
- the znf644a gene encoding zinc finger protein 644a, producing the protein MAMEVSCLTNVDEDEKDADSEIHSFMLLQPVKMAQESASCTDSFDTASLNQNSVLDVLSSTDMLSPIGLANGPSLHQATQAHELHCLTSEKEEEKSITQLKTVQEIDSPGIWGFDTESTENSLDNFNSASDLNWDPHKEFMQFLLENHNDSPVEEPKEEVGPANSQRKRKRKMDMVVMVDPSEDLYPDLSPKPSEKSSDAEGHLDSSPVGEVSKSQKLSKQQSTATDIVPKYPNGTVKTIKEILYKTPAGSSHENNINDKLPTLKGRLKVNSHSHGRPSSYSCSKCKLVFKKEHRLLRHMKTHNDPPRISTKPFICRECGKCFKVSNLLINHMSIHRNKARLTEDVKDANDKKKEEKNAKFFCPQCPFGTSCPNTFVEHAKTHEKDKRKFECDKCNYMTLSDSDLRRHNIMHTTIIRVRKRMNRNDNEVFPCNICSYKAFGKHVFEKHLMLRHQMSFDEYSAAQQDETIAQQSRERKSPKRKTPLEEFTSKVSVQNQISKKEDLPGESGGGISDLFRNSKFKRDAKSQLTESKLDKSINVLLSRQNHKKKVGEQEESNSFSTNDHDHHTNPSKNEKDDSDESQEATPVKVKDTAGLSNDPKLNLDHSSVKRSQSKRKMSTPYRNTSDQDSCFILPKPLPSPKKVNIEDTSDLDEKEMFSVKESEANGNHFSDAFNKEKKHIIYTYSRRMSMRGALQASKKLFEKIKTEEQEQNDFEIKEECIETEVFQETFDTHQIPLGESPSEDLSELELDSKKCPYCPAIFESGVGLSNHVRGHLHRVRLSYDSQHGAQDMAYQDRRPRMRRKNSALRRLKKALQDDSDSETVRTIHSCPLCGDSFDNRTGQSNHIRGHLKKLGRNFTSKSKSPLILLRELMRDKKECQRAYQILGKRRYNFQYGDLPKLPVVNRFTSSQMGFPKSNSVSSLSTDAKQSIPSFSVTESKSENGQLEKLDVKNSLSGTTALIGILKKRKLQEDARQKGSSQMSRNGLPASSSTEESSGSKVVSSLPNSLPGEKGEFNRKVCVHCNATFHSGVSLSNHLRAFAKRQQIALLEGTTIQCKAVRTRSRPGLKKKTLPLTQSPEEMYRLTCRFCDLVFQGPLSVQEDWIKHLQRHIMNTGVPYTGLGMAEVTSLSTNPPTLKTDQDSPLSVAQAAS; encoded by the exons ATGGCGATGGAAGTGTCATGTCTGACAAATGTTGATGAAGATGAAAAAGATGCTGATTCTGAAATCCATTCCTTCATGCTGCTGCAACCTGTGAAGATGGCACAGGAATCAGCGTCTTGCACTGATTCTTTTGACACGGCCtctctgaatcaaaacagtgtACTAGATGTTCTGTCCAGCACAGATATGTTGTCTCCAATTGGTTTGGCGAATGGACCCTCTTTGCATCAGGCTACTCAAGCTCATGAACTTCACTGCCTTACCTCtgagaaagaggaagaaaagagcATCACCCAGCTAAAGACTGTGCAGGAAATAGACAGTCCTGGAATTTGGGGATTTGACACAGAATCAACGGAAAACTCTTTGGACAATTTCAATAGTGCCAGTGACCTTAACTGGGACCCTCACAAAGAGTTTATGCAGTTTCTTTTGGAGAACCACAACGACTCCCCTGTAGAGGAGCCTAAAGAGGAAGTTGGTCCTGCCAACAgtcaaagaaaaaggaaaaggaaaatggaCATGGTGGTAATGGTGGATCCTTCAGAAGACCTATACCCAGATCTAAGCCCAAAACCATCTGAGAAATCATCTGATGCTGAAGGCCACTTAGACTCCAGCCCTGTTGGAGAAGTCAGTAAATCACAGAAGCTCTCAAAGCAACAGTCAACAGCAACAGATATAGTTCCCAAGTACCCTAATGGAACTGTAAAGACCATTAAAGAAATTTTATACAAAACACCTGCAGGCAGTTCACATGAGAATAACATAAATGATAAACTTCCAACACTAAAAGGGCGGCTGAAAGTAAATTCTCATTCACATGGGAGACCATCATCGTACTCCTGCTCAAAATGTAAGCTCGTGTTCAAGAAGGAGCATCGCTTGCTCCGTCACATGAAGACTCACAATGACCCTCCAAGAATTTCAACAAAGCCCTTTATATGCAGAGAATGTGGCAAGTGTTTTAAAGTAAGTAATTTGCTGATTAACCACATGTCCATTCATCGAAATAAAGCAAGACTCACAGAAGACGTAAAAGACGCGAATGATAagaagaaagaggagaaaaacgCAAAGTTTTTCTGCCCGCAGTGTCCATTCGGTACAAGCTGCCCAAACACATTTGTTGAACACGCAAAAACTCATGAAAAGGACAAAAGGAAGTTCGAATGTGACAAATGCAATTACATGACTTTGAGTGACAGTGATCTTAGGCGGCATAACATTATGCATACCACGATTATTAGAGTTAGAAAAAGAATGAATAGGAATGATAATGAAGTTTTCCCATGTAACATTTGTTCGTATAAAGCTTTTGGCAAGCATGTTTTTGAGAAACACTTAATGCTACGTCATCAAATGTCTTTTGATGAATACTCAGCAGCGCAGCAAGATGAGACAATTGCACAACAGTCCAGGGAGCGCAAGTCGCCTAAGCGTAAAACTCCACTTGAAGAGTTTACATCAAAAGTATCAGTGCAAAATCAAATCTCCAAAAAAGAAGATTTACCTGGTGAGTCTGGTGGCGGAATTTCTGACCTGTTCAGAAATAGCAAGTTTAAGAGAGATGCCAAGTCTCAGTTAACTGAATCAAAGCTCGACAAATCTATTAATGTTCTCCTGTCTCGTCAAAACCATAAAAAGAAGGTTGGCGAACAAGAGGAAAGCAATAGTTTTAGCACAAATGATCATGATCATCACACTAAcccttccaaaaatgaaaaagatgaTAGTGacgagtcacaagaagcaacgCCAGTTAAGGTCAAGGATACTGCAGGACTCTCCAATGACCCCAAGTTGAATTTGGATCACTCATCAGTCAAAAGGTCTCAGTCTAAACGAAAGATGTCCACCCCTTATCGCAACACCTCTGACCAAGACTCATGTTTCATTTTACCAAAACCTTTGCCGAGTCCTAAGAAAGTTAACATTGAAGACACATCAGACCTTGATgaaaaggaaatgttttcagTTAAAGAGTCTGAAGCAAACGGTAATCATTTTAGTGACGCGttcaacaaagaaaagaaacacattatatacaCGTACAGTCGGAGAATGTCGATGAGGGGTGCTCTGCAGGCGTCAAAAAAGCTGTTTGAGAAAATCAAGACTGAAGAACAAGAACAGAATGACTTTGAAATTAAAGAAGAATGCATTGAAACAGAGGTATTTCAAGAAACATTCGACACCCACCAAATCCCATTGGGCGAATCCCCCTCAGAGGATTTGTCAGAGCTGGAACTGGACAGTAAGAAATGTCCGTACTGCCCCGCCATTTTTGAGTCTGGAGTTGGACTGTCCAACCATGTACGCGGGCACCTTCACCGGGTTCGACTGAGCTACGATTCACAGCATGGCGCGCAGGACATGGCTTATCAAGATAGAAGACCACGTATGCGACGGAAGAACTCAGCATTACGTCGACTGAAAAAAG CACTACAGGATGATTCGGATTCTGAAACTGTGAGGACCATTCACTCTTGTCCATTATGTGGGGACTCATTTGACAACAGAACTGGACAGTCCAACCACATACGAGGCCATCTGAAAAAGCTTGGAAGAAACTTTACTTCTAAGAGCAAATCCCCGTTAATTTTACTCCGTGAGCTGATGCGTGACAAGAAGGAGTGTCAGCGAGCCTATCAGATTCTTGGAAAAAGACGATATAATTTCCAGTATGGTGATTTGCCAAAGTTGCCTGTTGTCAATCGTTTCACTTCTTCTCAGATGGGATTCCCAAAAAGTAATTCGGTTTCAAGCCTTAGCACTGATGCCAAACAATCGATTCCCTCATTTTCTGTAACAGAAAGCAAATCTGAAAATGGGCAGCTGGAAAAGTTGGATGTTAAAAACTCCCTTTCAGGCACAACTGCTCTGATAGGGATCCTGAAAAAGAGGAAGCTTCAAGAAGATGCAAGACAAAAGGGATCCTCTCAGATGTCAAGAAACGGCTTACCAGCTTCATCAAGTACTGAGGAAAGTTCCGGATCAAAGGTTGTATCTTCACTGCCAAACTCTCTACCTGGTG AAAAGGGTGAATTCAACAGAAAAGTGTGCGTCCACTGTAATGCAACTTTCCACAGTGGAGTTAGCCTGTCCAATCACCTTCGGGCTTTTGCTAAAAGACAACAAATTGCTTTACTTGAAGGGACCA CAATTCAATGTAAAGCGGTTCGGACACGTTCACGGCCTGGTTTGAAGAAGAAGACACTGCCCTTAACCCAGAGTCCGGAGGAAATGTACCGGCTCACCTGCAG GTTCTGTGACCTCGTCTTCCAGGGTCCACTGTCAGTCCAGGAGGACTGGATCAAACATTTACAGAGACACATTATGAACACTGGTGTCCCTTACACTGGGCTTGGCATGGCAGAGGTCACCTCGTTGTCCACAAACCCCCCGACCCTCAAGACCGATCAAGACAGCCCTTTGTCAGTCGCACAAGCTGCCTCGTGA